Proteins encoded within one genomic window of Flavobacterium sp. NG2:
- a CDS encoding DUF721 domain-containing protein → MAKRLNNDSPIGDVLKQIIQANKLQSGMDQIDVKEAWANLMGNGVNSYTQNVVLKGSTLYVELTSSVLREELSHGKSKIIKMINEELRRDVVTNVVLR, encoded by the coding sequence ATGGCGAAACGACTAAATAATGACAGCCCAATCGGGGACGTTTTGAAACAAATTATTCAAGCGAATAAGCTTCAATCAGGGATGGATCAGATTGATGTGAAGGAAGCATGGGCGAATTTGATGGGAAATGGGGTGAATAGCTATACTCAAAATGTGGTGCTAAAAGGCAGTACATTGTATGTCGAGTTAACATCATCCGTGCTACGTGAAGAGTTGAGTCACGGAAAATCCAAAATAATCAAAATGATCAACGAAGAGTTGCGACGCGATGTGGTGACAAATGTGGTACTTCGTTAG
- a CDS encoding lipocalin family protein: protein MKNVLKLAIVALLVIGCKQKVVPADIAKLNGYWEIEKVDVADGEDKNYKVNENFDYFEIKNNQGFRKKVKPQLDGTFIVNDTYENVKVRFEKEAVFLDYSTDFAKWSEELVKLTDEELVVKNEENKKYHYKKTGAINITENGETTK, encoded by the coding sequence ATGAAAAATGTTTTAAAATTGGCAATTGTTGCGCTCTTGGTTATAGGTTGTAAACAAAAGGTTGTGCCCGCTGATATTGCTAAGTTGAATGGTTATTGGGAAATTGAAAAGGTAGATGTTGCTGATGGGGAGGATAAGAATTATAAGGTCAATGAGAATTTTGATTATTTTGAAATCAAAAACAATCAAGGGTTTCGTAAAAAAGTGAAACCGCAATTAGACGGGACTTTTATTGTGAATGACACTTATGAAAATGTAAAAGTGCGGTTTGAAAAAGAGGCTGTTTTTTTAGATTATTCGACTGATTTTGCTAAATGGTCAGAGGAGTTAGTAAAGTTAACAGATGAGGAATTAGTAGTGAAAAATGAAGAAAACAAAAAGTATCATTATAAGAAAACGGGGGCGATAAATATAACAGAAAATGGCGAAACGACTAAATAA
- a CDS encoding T9SS type A sorting domain-containing protein, whose amino-acid sequence MKKAFFFISILVCQFVMAQKQITNLNAGVVDKSSSPSNFIEFNNLLFFTATTESFGREIWVSNGNAGEAYLLKDINVGKENGIETSLTSSVIIGNTLYFIAKDEYSNGEIWKTDGTTSGTVKVTDFLNASISKLTLVGDKIFFLVNNLNNINKINKLDVWTSDGTKQGTNLVVGDLPIWNGISFQGECNGRFIFTFQEYGSNESRVWSSDGTSLGTFYLTDKMDGNGSAIGGTPGLSQYVVKGNFLYFVSRYYLYKTDGTVANTAIVAPLHNAQNDLVQYSDAIEIKGKLYFLFYQFNKKRMFIWESDGTATGTKKIYDKYNYNKNLFPSNLINHNNQLVFCGPNQTEGTSLVEMNLNDYSLTYIKELHDGIYSIPKTFFSRDIDVYRLQNTSDNQLFCFSNDNKAWISKYTEAATIQLPNLESVKNVFESNRSYYFQKSSGDLGVELWKTDGTNNGSFLLDNINKSKSGVIIWDVGSLDKKLVFGGYDGESNKIWVYKEGDLSILKEIRLRVSYNPDQYQKSFIEFKNELYFLAGMSSFETKLWKTDGTSSGTVLAIDSGSSDELKFINLHNGFIYFFVTNYSKDEYKLYRTDGTSYEFIKSLGFNDYGQGFNPIEVLSIGDKLYFTTQGAGSDLWVSDGTSGGTKKIKDFSSCSKLTDVNGKLFFVAAENSISTEIWSSNGTEITTKKVSSIGNGFSSEPNNLIAFNNELYFTAFTNEYGREIWKTDGTENGTVRITDISLNAKSSIVKNPNFTILKNELFFNATDGFNGFELWKTNGSVNGETLVKDINPGVSSSSPTELKTVKEFIYFQAYNAEKGSELWKTDGTTDGTVLCFDLYEGIDSSLPSNIFAVENDIFFIAESLNTGRQIWKNTYVAPLGIEDFSVNTVSIFPNPANDFVNINSKGILGAVEIYSMNGNRISQSTLDNNKVDLSTLKPGLYILKFRVNDKMIFKKIVKY is encoded by the coding sequence ATGAAAAAGGCGTTTTTTTTTATTTCGATTTTAGTATGTCAATTCGTAATGGCACAAAAACAAATAACGAATCTTAATGCAGGAGTTGTAGATAAAAGTTCGAGTCCAAGTAATTTTATTGAATTTAATAATTTACTTTTTTTTACAGCCACTACAGAAAGTTTTGGCCGTGAAATTTGGGTAAGTAATGGTAATGCAGGTGAAGCTTATTTACTTAAAGATATTAATGTAGGAAAAGAAAATGGTATTGAAACCTCATTAACTTCATCAGTTATTATTGGGAATACTTTATATTTTATTGCTAAAGATGAATATTCAAACGGCGAAATTTGGAAAACCGATGGTACTACTAGTGGAACAGTAAAAGTTACGGATTTTTTAAATGCTTCAATTAGTAAGTTAACACTTGTAGGAGATAAAATCTTTTTCCTAGTCAATAATTTGAACAATATTAATAAGATTAACAAATTAGATGTTTGGACAAGCGACGGTACAAAACAAGGAACAAATCTAGTTGTAGGGGATTTGCCAATTTGGAACGGAATTAGTTTTCAAGGGGAATGTAATGGTAGATTTATTTTTACCTTTCAAGAATATGGTTCTAATGAATCAAGAGTATGGAGTAGTGATGGAACTTCTTTGGGAACTTTTTATCTAACCGATAAAATGGATGGTAATGGTTCTGCAATAGGTGGAACTCCTGGTTTATCTCAATATGTTGTTAAAGGTAATTTTCTATATTTTGTGAGTAGATATTATCTTTATAAAACAGATGGTACAGTGGCTAATACTGCAATAGTTGCACCTCTTCATAATGCTCAAAACGATTTAGTACAATATAGTGATGCCATTGAGATAAAAGGGAAACTTTATTTTTTATTCTATCAATTTAATAAAAAACGAATGTTTATTTGGGAATCTGACGGTACGGCAACTGGAACAAAAAAGATATATGATAAGTATAATTATAATAAAAATTTATTTCCATCTAATTTAATTAATCATAATAATCAATTAGTTTTTTGCGGTCCAAATCAAACAGAAGGAACATCCTTGGTTGAAATGAATTTAAATGATTATTCTTTAACCTATATTAAGGAATTGCATGACGGTATTTATTCTATCCCTAAAACTTTTTTTTCTAGAGATATTGATGTTTACCGTTTGCAAAATACAAGCGATAATCAATTGTTTTGCTTTTCAAATGATAATAAAGCATGGATTTCTAAGTATACTGAAGCAGCAACAATACAACTACCAAATTTAGAATCTGTAAAAAATGTTTTTGAATCCAATAGGTCATATTACTTTCAAAAATCATCAGGGGATTTAGGTGTAGAATTATGGAAAACGGATGGAACTAATAATGGGAGTTTCTTATTAGATAATATTAATAAATCTAAAAGTGGGGTTATTATATGGGATGTTGGTTCGTTAGATAAAAAACTTGTTTTTGGAGGCTATGATGGTGAATCTAATAAGATTTGGGTTTATAAAGAAGGTGATTTAAGTATTCTAAAAGAAATTAGGTTGAGAGTGTCATATAATCCAGATCAGTATCAAAAATCTTTTATAGAATTCAAGAATGAATTGTATTTTCTTGCAGGTATGAGTTCGTTTGAAACGAAATTATGGAAAACTGATGGTACGTCATCTGGAACGGTATTAGCCATTGACAGTGGAAGTAGTGATGAGTTGAAGTTCATTAATTTACATAATGGTTTTATCTATTTCTTTGTTACAAATTATAGTAAGGATGAGTATAAATTATACAGAACAGACGGAACATCCTATGAATTCATAAAGAGTCTTGGATTTAATGATTATGGTCAAGGGTTTAATCCTATTGAGGTACTTTCAATAGGTGATAAATTATATTTTACTACTCAAGGTGCAGGGTCGGATTTATGGGTCAGTGATGGAACTAGTGGAGGTACAAAAAAAATTAAAGATTTTTCATCTTGTTCAAAATTAACTGATGTAAATGGAAAGCTTTTTTTTGTTGCTGCTGAAAACTCAATTAGTACTGAAATATGGTCGTCAAATGGAACTGAAATTACTACCAAAAAAGTAAGTTCGATTGGGAATGGATTTTCATCAGAGCCAAACAACTTAATTGCTTTTAATAACGAACTTTATTTTACAGCATTTACTAATGAGTATGGTAGAGAAATTTGGAAAACTGATGGTACAGAGAACGGAACAGTTAGGATAACTGATATTAGCTTGAATGCTAAAAGTTCCATTGTTAAAAATCCTAATTTTACGATATTAAAAAACGAACTTTTTTTTAACGCTACTGATGGTTTCAACGGTTTTGAATTATGGAAAACCAATGGTTCGGTTAATGGAGAAACGCTTGTGAAAGACATTAATCCAGGTGTTTCTAGTTCTTCTCCAACTGAATTAAAGACTGTAAAAGAATTTATATATTTTCAAGCGTACAATGCTGAAAAAGGAAGTGAATTATGGAAAACAGATGGAACTACAGATGGAACTGTTTTATGTTTTGACCTTTATGAGGGGATAGACAGCTCCCTTCCGTCAAATATTTTTGCTGTTGAAAATGATATTTTCTTTATAGCTGAATCTCTAAATACAGGAAGACAAATATGGAAAAACACTTATGTAGCTCCGTTAGGAATAGAGGACTTTAGCGTAAATACTGTTTCTATATTTCCGAATCCTGCTAATGATTTTGTAAATATTAATTCAAAAGGTATTTTGGGAGCAGTTGAAATATATAGTATGAACGGCAATCGAATTTCACAAAGTACTTTGGATAATAATAAAGTTGATCTCTCTACACTAAAACCTGGATTATATATTTTGAAATTTAGGGTAAATGATAAAATGATTTTTAAGAAAATTGTCAAATATTAA
- a CDS encoding serine hydrolase domain-containing protein — MKTTYIFIKKSILAALIIMLFSCSKDYPTTPTETSYFPPLTGSTWETKSISSLGWNQNAVQPLIEYLELKNSKSFILLVDGRIVMENYFNGHTASKGWYWASAGKTLTSTVTGIAAQEGYININDKVSDYIGTGWTSLPLAKENLITNKHLLCMTSGLDDSDDCVTPACLTYKADAGTRWAYHNVYVKLQDVVAQATKQSWSNYFNTKLRDKIGMEGNWFQIDNNSVYFSTSRSMARFGLLIANKGKWENTQILNENFWSEATNTSQNINLGYGYLWWLNGKSSYHLPQSQLQIPGSIIPSAPNDMYMALGKNDQKIYIVPSKKMVVIRMGDAADGSNFALSDFDDALWKKIKALYE, encoded by the coding sequence ATGAAAACAACCTATATATTTATAAAAAAAAGTATCCTTGCTGCCTTAATAATAATGCTTTTTAGTTGTAGCAAAGATTATCCTACTACCCCAACTGAGACTTCTTATTTCCCTCCCCTAACGGGCTCAACATGGGAAACCAAAAGCATTTCGAGTTTAGGCTGGAATCAAAATGCTGTTCAACCCTTAATCGAATATTTAGAACTCAAAAACTCCAAATCTTTTATCCTTTTAGTTGATGGACGCATTGTGATGGAAAACTATTTTAATGGTCATACTGCTAGCAAAGGATGGTACTGGGCAAGTGCCGGTAAAACCTTAACTTCAACAGTAACAGGTATAGCTGCACAAGAAGGCTATATCAATATCAACGATAAAGTATCCGATTATATCGGGACAGGCTGGACTAGTTTACCATTAGCGAAGGAAAACTTAATCACCAACAAGCATTTACTCTGCATGACCTCAGGTCTTGATGACAGTGATGACTGTGTAACTCCTGCTTGTCTTACTTATAAAGCCGATGCAGGCACACGTTGGGCGTATCACAATGTATATGTAAAACTACAAGACGTAGTGGCTCAAGCTACAAAACAATCATGGAGCAACTATTTCAACACTAAACTAAGAGATAAAATAGGCATGGAAGGCAATTGGTTTCAAATTGACAACAACTCAGTTTATTTTAGCACCAGTCGTAGCATGGCTCGTTTTGGTTTGTTAATAGCCAATAAAGGAAAATGGGAAAACACCCAAATCCTCAACGAAAACTTTTGGAGCGAAGCTACCAATACTTCTCAAAACATCAATTTAGGTTATGGCTATTTATGGTGGCTCAACGGAAAAAGCAGTTACCACCTACCACAATCACAATTGCAAATACCAGGAAGCATTATCCCATCAGCACCCAATGATATGTATATGGCCTTGGGTAAAAATGATCAAAAAATCTATATCGTTCCTAGTAAAAAAATGGTGGTCATCCGTATGGGCGATGCTGCCGATGGATCCAACTTTGCTTTATCCGACTTTGATGATGCCTTGTGGAAAAAGATTAAAGCGTTGTATGAATAA
- the ftsY gene encoding signal recognition particle-docking protein FtsY — translation MSFFKKLFSSEKKEPILNEQEKEILDKGLEKSKTSFFSKLGKAIAGKSKVDDDVLDNLEEILVSSDVGVDTTLKIITRIEKRVAEDKFLGTDELNRILQEEIAALLSETNSGEATEFVIPVQTKPYVLMVVGVNGVGKTTTIGKLAYQFKKAGHNVVLGAADTFRAAAIDQLQIWADRVGVPIVRQEMGSDPASVAFDTLQSAVAQNADVVIIDTAGRLHNKVNLMNELSKVKRVMQKVVGDAPHDVLLVLDGSTGQNAFEQAKQFTAATEVTSLAVTKLDGTAKGGVVIGISDQFQIPVKYIGVGEGIEDLQVFNKYEFVDSFFK, via the coding sequence ATGAGTTTTTTCAAAAAATTATTTTCATCCGAAAAAAAAGAACCTATTCTTAACGAACAGGAGAAGGAAATATTAGATAAAGGTCTTGAAAAGTCAAAGACATCTTTCTTTTCTAAGCTTGGGAAAGCCATTGCTGGAAAGTCAAAGGTGGATGACGATGTTTTGGATAATCTGGAAGAAATCTTGGTTTCTTCAGATGTAGGTGTCGATACCACTTTGAAAATCATTACTCGTATTGAAAAACGTGTTGCCGAAGATAAATTTCTAGGTACCGATGAATTAAACCGCATACTTCAAGAAGAAATTGCAGCTTTGTTGTCGGAAACCAATTCTGGTGAAGCAACCGAGTTTGTGATTCCTGTTCAAACCAAACCTTATGTTTTAATGGTGGTAGGGGTCAATGGAGTAGGTAAAACCACCACTATTGGTAAACTAGCCTATCAGTTTAAAAAAGCAGGACATAATGTGGTGCTAGGTGCTGCCGATACTTTTAGAGCAGCCGCTATCGACCAATTACAAATATGGGCAGATAGAGTAGGTGTGCCAATTGTGCGTCAAGAGATGGGGAGTGACCCTGCTTCAGTCGCTTTTGATACCTTACAATCAGCCGTGGCTCAAAATGCCGATGTGGTTATCATAGATACTGCAGGGCGTTTGCACAATAAAGTCAATTTAATGAACGAATTGTCCAAAGTAAAACGTGTCATGCAAAAAGTCGTAGGCGATGCGCCTCACGATGTATTATTAGTTCTCGATGGTTCAACTGGTCAAAATGCTTTTGAGCAAGCTAAGCAATTTACCGCTGCTACTGAGGTGACTTCTCTTGCGGTAACTAAACTTGACGGTACTGCCAAAGGTGGTGTTGTAATTGGTATCTCAGACCAATTTCAGATTCCTGTAAAATACATTGGTGTAGGCGAAGGAATTGAAGATTTACAAGTTTTTAATAAATACGAATTCGTAGATAGTTTCTTTAAATAA
- a CDS encoding DUF4295 domain-containing protein gives MAKKTVASLQTSSKRLSKAIKMVKSPKTGAYTFVETILAPEAVDEFLKKK, from the coding sequence ATGGCAAAGAAAACAGTAGCATCGTTACAAACATCTTCTAAGAGATTATCAAAAGCCATCAAAATGGTGAAATCTCCAAAAACGGGTGCATATACATTCGTAGAAACTATCTTAGCTCCAGAAGCTGTTGATGAGTTCTTGAAAAAGAAGTAA
- the rpmG gene encoding 50S ribosomal protein L33: MAKKGNRIQVILECTEHKTTGVAGTSRYITTKNKKNTPDRLEIKKFNPVLKRVTVHKEIK; the protein is encoded by the coding sequence ATGGCAAAAAAAGGTAATAGAATTCAGGTAATTTTAGAATGTACTGAGCACAAAACAACTGGTGTTGCAGGAACTTCAAGATATATAACTACAAAGAACAAAAAAAACACTCCAGATAGATTAGAGATTAAAAAATTTAATCCAGTTTTGAAGCGTGTAACTGTTCACAAAGAAATTAAGTAA
- the rpmB gene encoding 50S ribosomal protein L28 codes for MSRVCDLTGKRAMVGNNVSHAMNKTKRKFSVNLVKKRFYLPEEDRWITLRVAASTIKTINKNGIAAVLKKAQSNGFIK; via the coding sequence ATGTCAAGAGTTTGTGACCTTACAGGTAAAAGAGCGATGGTAGGAAATAACGTTTCTCACGCTATGAATAAAACTAAGAGAAAATTTTCTGTAAACTTAGTTAAGAAGCGTTTTTATCTTCCAGAAGAAGATAGATGGATTACTCTTAGAGTAGCAGCATCTACGATAAAAACAATTAACAAAAATGGAATTGCTGCAGTTTTGAAAAAAGCACAGTCAAACGGATTTATTAAATAA
- a CDS encoding CinA family nicotinamide mononucleotide deamidase-related protein has protein sequence MKASIVTIGDEILIGQIVDTNSAFISKALDRIGVETYEMISISDDKQHILDTFNKLQNKVDLVIVTGGLGPTKDDVTKKTFCDYFDDELVVDEVVLAHVTELIEGFYKRTITQINKDQALVPSRCTVLHNQVGTAPGMWVKKENTVFVSLPGVPYEMKYLVENEIIPKIVKEYKRPYILHKTILTYGQGESMVAERLEEWENGLPDFVKLAYLPSPGRVRLRLTARGTDKEKLEKEIENQVVLLSAVINDIIVGFEEDETIEVVIGNLLKKQKATIATAESCSGGAIASLLTAVPGASSYFKGSVVSYATQAKIDVLNIPAELIEEFSVVSAPVAKAMALSVKKLMKSDYAIATTGNAGPTKGDGNSEIGTVFIALATPNEVLVEEFNFGQPREKVIDRAVYKSLELLQKEILKLV, from the coding sequence ATGAAAGCAAGTATAGTTACTATTGGAGATGAAATTTTAATCGGTCAGATTGTAGATACAAATTCTGCATTTATTTCGAAAGCACTTGACAGAATTGGAGTAGAGACCTATGAGATGATTTCTATAAGTGATGATAAACAGCATATATTAGATACTTTTAATAAGCTTCAAAATAAAGTGGATTTGGTTATCGTTACGGGAGGTTTAGGGCCTACTAAAGATGATGTTACCAAAAAGACATTTTGTGATTATTTTGATGATGAGTTGGTGGTCGATGAGGTTGTATTGGCGCATGTTACAGAATTGATAGAAGGTTTTTACAAGCGAACTATAACACAAATAAACAAAGACCAAGCTTTAGTTCCTTCACGTTGTACAGTATTGCATAATCAAGTGGGGACTGCTCCAGGAATGTGGGTTAAAAAAGAAAATACGGTCTTTGTGTCTTTACCAGGTGTTCCTTATGAGATGAAATATTTGGTAGAGAATGAAATAATACCCAAAATAGTAAAAGAGTATAAGCGACCTTATATTTTGCATAAAACGATACTTACCTATGGTCAAGGGGAGAGCATGGTAGCAGAGCGTCTTGAGGAATGGGAAAATGGATTGCCAGATTTTGTAAAGTTAGCTTATTTACCTAGTCCAGGACGAGTGCGTTTGCGTTTGACAGCAAGGGGAACGGATAAAGAAAAGTTAGAAAAAGAAATTGAAAATCAAGTCGTTTTATTGAGTGCTGTTATCAATGATATTATCGTTGGTTTTGAAGAAGATGAAACGATTGAAGTGGTGATTGGGAATTTATTAAAAAAACAAAAAGCAACTATTGCTACAGCTGAAAGTTGTTCAGGAGGAGCTATAGCATCGCTTTTAACAGCAGTTCCTGGGGCTTCAAGTTATTTTAAAGGAAGTGTGGTGTCTTATGCTACACAAGCAAAGATTGATGTTTTGAATATACCAGCCGAACTAATTGAAGAATTTTCAGTGGTAAGTGCTCCCGTAGCAAAAGCAATGGCTCTGAGTGTCAAAAAGTTGATGAAATCAGATTATGCAATAGCGACAACTGGAAACGCGGGTCCAACAAAAGGCGACGGAAATAGCGAAATTGGAACTGTTTTTATTGCTTTGGCAACGCCAAATGAAGTATTGGTAGAAGAGTTTAATTTTGGTCAACCCCGTGAAAAAGTGATAGATAGAGCGGTGTATAAAAGTTTGGAATTGTTGCAAAAAGAAATTTTAAAATTAGTGTAG
- a CDS encoding Hpt domain-containing protein, with the protein MALHYNLSKVYTLSDNDADFVNDILTLFVTEVPEDLAQIKEGIKKKDHKHAYAYAHKIKPTLDLLGLNVAFEEILQIEAWTKAEGKKKDIVDTFKSVKKQIEDAVKEINKDFDLPIG; encoded by the coding sequence ATGGCTTTACACTACAACCTTTCCAAAGTATATACACTTTCGGATAATGATGCTGACTTTGTAAATGATATCTTGACATTGTTTGTGACAGAAGTCCCAGAAGATTTAGCGCAAATCAAAGAAGGAATCAAAAAGAAAGATCATAAACATGCTTACGCGTATGCTCATAAAATCAAACCAACATTAGACTTATTAGGCTTGAATGTTGCTTTTGAGGAAATTCTTCAGATTGAAGCTTGGACAAAAGCGGAGGGAAAAAAGAAAGATATTGTTGATACTTTTAAAAGTGTTAAAAAACAGATAGAAGACGCTGTAAAAGAAATTAATAAAGATTTTGACTTACCTATCGGTTAG
- a CDS encoding fumarylacetoacetate hydrolase family protein, giving the protein MKIICIGRNYTKHIEELQNDRPEEPVVFMKPDSAVLLKQHPFVIPEFSEDIHHEIELIVKINKVGKYIEPKFAHKYYDEISVGIDFTARDLQQKLKDKGLPWEKAKAFDGSAVIGDFLPKSQFNSVENLTFELTNNSKTVQEGNTSLMLWKVDELISYISQFFTLKIGDIIFTGTPEGVAVVKPNDVLEGFLEGHKLFRIQVK; this is encoded by the coding sequence ATGAAAATAATCTGTATTGGTAGAAATTATACCAAACATATAGAAGAGCTGCAAAACGATCGCCCAGAGGAACCAGTTGTTTTTATGAAGCCAGATTCGGCGGTATTGTTAAAACAGCATCCGTTTGTAATTCCAGAATTTTCTGAGGATATTCATCACGAAATTGAGTTGATTGTAAAAATTAATAAGGTAGGGAAGTATATCGAACCTAAGTTTGCTCATAAGTATTATGACGAAATTAGTGTGGGTATTGATTTTACCGCCAGAGATTTACAGCAAAAGCTAAAAGATAAAGGCTTACCTTGGGAAAAGGCCAAAGCATTTGATGGCTCGGCAGTGATTGGAGATTTTTTGCCAAAAAGTCAATTTAATTCAGTAGAAAATCTTACATTTGAATTGACGAACAATTCTAAGACAGTTCAGGAAGGAAATACGTCGCTTATGCTGTGGAAAGTGGATGAGTTAATATCTTATATTTCTCAGTTTTTCACATTGAAAATTGGTGATATTATTTTTACAGGAACCCCAGAAGGTGTAGCAGTAGTTAAACCTAATGATGTTTTAGAAGGATTTTTAGAGGGACATAAACTATTTAGAATACAAGTGAAATAA
- a CDS encoding 3'-5' exonuclease, which produces MELKLNKPICFFDLETTGIDIGKDRIVEISIFKVYPNGNKESKTWLVNPTIPIPPQTTAVHGITDEKVANEPTFKELAPQVYNMIKDSDLGGFNSDRFDIPLLAEELLRAGVDFDMKNRVSVDIQNIFHKKEERTLSAAYKFYCGLSLENAHSAEADTMATYEILKAQLDRYPDLENDVKALSEFSTRKKIADFAGMISYNKDDEEIFTFGKHKGKKVDDVLESEPGYFSWIQNADFPLYTKKVLTAIKLRKLNTK; this is translated from the coding sequence ATGGAATTAAAACTCAATAAACCAATTTGCTTTTTCGACCTTGAAACAACAGGAATTGATATAGGAAAAGATAGAATTGTTGAAATCTCAATATTTAAAGTATATCCAAACGGAAATAAGGAAAGCAAAACTTGGTTGGTAAATCCAACTATTCCAATTCCTCCTCAAACCACCGCTGTACATGGAATTACAGATGAAAAAGTGGCAAACGAACCTACTTTTAAGGAGTTAGCGCCACAGGTGTACAATATGATAAAAGACAGTGATTTGGGTGGTTTTAATTCAGATCGTTTTGATATTCCGTTATTAGCAGAAGAGTTGCTTCGTGCCGGAGTAGATTTTGATATGAAAAATCGCGTTTCGGTAGATATTCAAAATATTTTTCATAAGAAAGAAGAGCGTACTTTGAGTGCTGCTTATAAGTTTTACTGTGGTTTAAGTCTAGAAAACGCCCATTCTGCAGAGGCTGATACTATGGCGACCTATGAGATTTTGAAGGCTCAACTTGATCGTTATCCTGATTTGGAAAATGATGTAAAAGCCTTGTCTGAATTTTCTACCCGTAAGAAGATTGCTGATTTTGCAGGAATGATTTCTTACAATAAGGATGATGAGGAGATTTTTACCTTTGGAAAACACAAAGGAAAAAAGGTTGATGATGTTTTAGAGTCAGAACCAGGTTATTTTAGTTGGATTCAAAATGCTGATTTTCCTTTATATACTAAAAAGGTGCTGACAGCGATTAAATTAAGGAAGTTAAATACGAAATAA